Proteins from a genomic interval of Lycium ferocissimum isolate CSIRO_LF1 chromosome 2, AGI_CSIRO_Lferr_CH_V1, whole genome shotgun sequence:
- the LOC132040811 gene encoding glycine cleavage system H protein 2, mitochondrial-like: MAAMLWASRAASYLRISTFHRAFATVAKDLKYAESHEWVKVDGKSATIGITDHAQDHLGDVVYVELPEVGASVEQFSSFGAVESVKATSDINSPVSGKVVEVNEKLDSSPALINGSPYQEGWIIKVEMNNPDEVKSLMDPDHYSKFCDEEDAKH, from the exons ATGGCAGCAATGTTGTGGGCTTCAAGAGCTGCTTCATATCTCAGGATCTCAACATTTCACAGAGCTTTTGCCACTG TGGCCAAGGATTTAAAGTATGCAGAGTCTCATGAATGGGTTAAAGTTGACGGTAAATCTGCAACAATTGGCATTACTGATCACGCTCAGGATCATTTAGGTGATGTTGTCTATGTTGAGTTACCTGAAGTTGGGGCTTCTGTTGAACAATTTAGCAGTTTTGGTGCTGTTGAAAGTGTCAAGGCCACCAGTGATATCAATTCTCCTGTTTCAGGGAAggtggtggaagttaatgagaagCTCGACTCCTCTCCTGCTCTG ATCAATGGAAGCCCATATCAAGAAGGATGGATTATTAAGGTGGAGATGAACAACCCCGACGAGGTCAAATCGTTGATGGACCCTGACCACTATTCAAAGTTTTGTGATGAAGAAGACGCCAAACACTGA
- the LOC132040817 gene encoding pentatricopeptide repeat-containing protein At2g35130 isoform X2 translates to MLVSKCPLNHILFEPRISKGGFRWKANATNDVPVEKWKQDSIFIDRRGRFQHFDHKKVSRKRCGSLRGRGWKYGSGFVDGIFPVLSPIAQQILTFVKKERDPERIWSSLDTLRPSNHTWDDLINVAVQLRINKQWDLIILMCEWILCRSSFQADVICYNLLIEAYGQSSLVKKAESTYLALLDARCVPTEDTYALLLKSYSKCGMLEKAEAVFSEMRKNGLPPSALVYNAYIDGLMKGRNSQKALAIFDRMKRESCEPSTDTYTMLINLYGKENKSYMALKMFNEMKTQKCKPNICTYTALVNAFARSGLCEKAEEVFEELQEAGFEPDVYTYNALMEAYSRAGYPQGAAEIFSLMQHMGCEPDRASYNIMVDAYGRAGLHEDAQTVFDEMKRLGIAPTMKSYMLLISAYSRNSNVTKCEEIVKQMQKSGVKLDTFLLNSMLNLYGRLGQFAKMEELLTVIEAGPYIADISTYNILINAYGRSGFIAKMEEVFQSLPSKNLKPDVVTWTSRLGAYSRKKQYQRCLEIFEEMIDEGCYPDGGTAKVLLSSCSSEDQIEQVTTVIRSMHKNVKAVELV, encoded by the exons AT GTTGGTCTCTAAATGTCCATTGAATCATATCCTTTTTGAACCAAGAATCAGTAAAGGCGGATTTAGATGGAAAGCAAATGCCACCAATGATGTTCCCGTTGAGAAGTGGAAGCAAGATAGCATTTTCATAGATAGACGCGGCAGATTTCAACACTTTGATCACAAAAAAGTTTCAAGGAAAAGAT GTGGTTCTTTAAGGGGCAGAGGATGGAAATATGGATCTGGATTTGTTGATGGTATATTCCCAGTGCTAAGCCCAATTGCGCAGCAAATTTTAACTTTCGTAAAGAAGGAAAGAGATCCAGAGAGGATTTGGTCTTCCCTGGACACTCTACGTCCCAGCAATCACACTTGGGATGATTTAATTAATGTAGCAGTTCAACTTCGAATCAACAAACAATGGGATCTGATCATACTG ATGTGTGAATGGATACTGTGTAGGAGTTCCTTTCAGGCAGATGTGATTTGCTACAATTTGCTTATAGAAGCTTATGGGCAGAGTTCACTAGTTAAGAAGGCAGAATCTACTTATCTGGCACTTCTTGATGCTCGCTGTGTCCCGACTGAAGATACTTATGCACTTCTTCTGAAATCTTATTCCAAATGTGGGATGCTAGAGAAGGCTGAAGCTGTCTTCTCTGAGATGAGGAAGAATGGCCTTCCTCCAA GTGCTCTTGTGTATAATGCTTATATTGATGGGTTAATGAAGGGAAGGAATTCACAAAAAGCATTGGCGATCTTTGATAGGATGAAGCGTGAAAGCTGCGAACCATCTACGGATACTTATACTATGCTGATCAACTTATATGGGAAG GAAAATAAGTCCTACATGGCGCTAAAGATGTTCAATGAGATGAAAACTCAGAAATGTAAACCTAATATTTGTACCTACACAGCTCTTGTGAATGCATTTGCGAGGAGTGGCCTATGTGAAAAGGCAGAAGAAGTCTTCGAAGAGCTACAAGAAGCTGGGTTTGAGCCTGACGTTTACACCTATAATGCCTTGATGGAAGCTTACAG TCGTGCAGGCTATCCTCAGGGTGCTGCAGAGATCTTTTCTCTCATGCAGCATATGGGCTGTGAACCAGACAGAGCTTCATATAATATTATGGTGGATGCCTATGGAAGAGCTGGTCTTCATGAAG ATGCACAAACTGTATTTGATGAGATGAAGCGGCTAGGAATAGCTCCTACGATGAAATCTTACATGTTACTCATATCAGCCTACTCAAGAAACAGTAACGTGACAAAATGTGAGGAAATAGTGAAGCAGATGCAGAAATCAGGGGTGAAACTAGATACTTTTCTTCTTAACAGCATGCTCAACTTGTATGGTCGTCTTGGCCAGTTTGCAAAAATGGAAGAACTCTTGACTGTCATTGAAGCAGGACCTTACATAGCCGATATCAGCACCTACAACATCTTGATCAATGCATATGGACGTTCAGGATTTATCGCGAAAATGGAAGAAGTTTTTCAATCGCTTCCTTCTAAGAACTTGAAGCCAGATGTAGTTACTTGGACTTCCCGACTTGGAGCATACTCCAGAAAGAAACAGTACCAAAGATGCTTAGAGATCTTCGAGGAAATGATCGATGAAGGTTGCTATCCAGATGGTGGAACAGCCAAAGTGCTCCTTTCGTCTTGTTCAAGTGAAGATCAGATTGAACAAGTTACAACTGTAATTAGATCAATGCACAAGAATGTGAAGGCAGTGGAGCTGGTTTGA
- the LOC132040817 gene encoding pentatricopeptide repeat-containing protein At2g35130 isoform X1, whose protein sequence is MLVSKCPLNHILFEPRISKGGFRWKANATNDVPVEKWKQDSIFIDRRGRFQHFDHKKVSRKRCGSLRGRGWKYGSGFVDGIFPVLSPIAQQILTFVKKERDPERIWSSLDTLRPSNHTWDDLINVAVQLRINKQWDLIILMCEWILCRSSFQADVICYNLLIEAYGQSSLVKKAESTYLALLDARCVPTEDTYALLLKSYSKCGMLEKAEAVFSEMRKNGLPPSILFCQICELLLQFSLCALVYNAYIDGLMKGRNSQKALAIFDRMKRESCEPSTDTYTMLINLYGKENKSYMALKMFNEMKTQKCKPNICTYTALVNAFARSGLCEKAEEVFEELQEAGFEPDVYTYNALMEAYSRAGYPQGAAEIFSLMQHMGCEPDRASYNIMVDAYGRAGLHEDAQTVFDEMKRLGIAPTMKSYMLLISAYSRNSNVTKCEEIVKQMQKSGVKLDTFLLNSMLNLYGRLGQFAKMEELLTVIEAGPYIADISTYNILINAYGRSGFIAKMEEVFQSLPSKNLKPDVVTWTSRLGAYSRKKQYQRCLEIFEEMIDEGCYPDGGTAKVLLSSCSSEDQIEQVTTVIRSMHKNVKAVELV, encoded by the exons AT GTTGGTCTCTAAATGTCCATTGAATCATATCCTTTTTGAACCAAGAATCAGTAAAGGCGGATTTAGATGGAAAGCAAATGCCACCAATGATGTTCCCGTTGAGAAGTGGAAGCAAGATAGCATTTTCATAGATAGACGCGGCAGATTTCAACACTTTGATCACAAAAAAGTTTCAAGGAAAAGAT GTGGTTCTTTAAGGGGCAGAGGATGGAAATATGGATCTGGATTTGTTGATGGTATATTCCCAGTGCTAAGCCCAATTGCGCAGCAAATTTTAACTTTCGTAAAGAAGGAAAGAGATCCAGAGAGGATTTGGTCTTCCCTGGACACTCTACGTCCCAGCAATCACACTTGGGATGATTTAATTAATGTAGCAGTTCAACTTCGAATCAACAAACAATGGGATCTGATCATACTG ATGTGTGAATGGATACTGTGTAGGAGTTCCTTTCAGGCAGATGTGATTTGCTACAATTTGCTTATAGAAGCTTATGGGCAGAGTTCACTAGTTAAGAAGGCAGAATCTACTTATCTGGCACTTCTTGATGCTCGCTGTGTCCCGACTGAAGATACTTATGCACTTCTTCTGAAATCTTATTCCAAATGTGGGATGCTAGAGAAGGCTGAAGCTGTCTTCTCTGAGATGAGGAAGAATGGCCTTCCTCCAA GTATTCTTTTTTGCCAGATTTGTGAGCTGCTCTTGCAGTTTTCATTGT GTGCTCTTGTGTATAATGCTTATATTGATGGGTTAATGAAGGGAAGGAATTCACAAAAAGCATTGGCGATCTTTGATAGGATGAAGCGTGAAAGCTGCGAACCATCTACGGATACTTATACTATGCTGATCAACTTATATGGGAAG GAAAATAAGTCCTACATGGCGCTAAAGATGTTCAATGAGATGAAAACTCAGAAATGTAAACCTAATATTTGTACCTACACAGCTCTTGTGAATGCATTTGCGAGGAGTGGCCTATGTGAAAAGGCAGAAGAAGTCTTCGAAGAGCTACAAGAAGCTGGGTTTGAGCCTGACGTTTACACCTATAATGCCTTGATGGAAGCTTACAG TCGTGCAGGCTATCCTCAGGGTGCTGCAGAGATCTTTTCTCTCATGCAGCATATGGGCTGTGAACCAGACAGAGCTTCATATAATATTATGGTGGATGCCTATGGAAGAGCTGGTCTTCATGAAG ATGCACAAACTGTATTTGATGAGATGAAGCGGCTAGGAATAGCTCCTACGATGAAATCTTACATGTTACTCATATCAGCCTACTCAAGAAACAGTAACGTGACAAAATGTGAGGAAATAGTGAAGCAGATGCAGAAATCAGGGGTGAAACTAGATACTTTTCTTCTTAACAGCATGCTCAACTTGTATGGTCGTCTTGGCCAGTTTGCAAAAATGGAAGAACTCTTGACTGTCATTGAAGCAGGACCTTACATAGCCGATATCAGCACCTACAACATCTTGATCAATGCATATGGACGTTCAGGATTTATCGCGAAAATGGAAGAAGTTTTTCAATCGCTTCCTTCTAAGAACTTGAAGCCAGATGTAGTTACTTGGACTTCCCGACTTGGAGCATACTCCAGAAAGAAACAGTACCAAAGATGCTTAGAGATCTTCGAGGAAATGATCGATGAAGGTTGCTATCCAGATGGTGGAACAGCCAAAGTGCTCCTTTCGTCTTGTTCAAGTGAAGATCAGATTGAACAAGTTACAACTGTAATTAGATCAATGCACAAGAATGTGAAGGCAGTGGAGCTGGTTTGA
- the LOC132040833 gene encoding uncharacterized protein LOC132040833 has product MSAYNAFKACTPVAWSPNLYITLVRGIPGTRRLHRRTLEALRLRKCNRTVMRWNTPTVRGMLQQVKRLVVIETEEMYNARKEKLANHKALRPPLVVNHHAAAAAPAADSVQ; this is encoded by the exons ATGAGTGCTTACAACGCTTTTAAAGCTTGTACTCCAGTCGCATGGAGCCCTAATCTATACATAACCCTTGTAAGGGGTATCCCAGGCACTAGGAGACTCCATAGGCGTACCCTTGAGGCATTGCGTCTTCGCAAATGCAACCGGACTGTAATGCGATGGAACACACCTACTGTTAGGGGAATGCTTCAGCAG GTGAAAAGATTGGTTGTCATTGAGACAGAAGAGATGTACAATGCACGTAAGGAGAAACTAGCTAATCACAAAGCTCTGCGTCCTCCTTTGGTTGTAAATCATCATGCAGCAGCTGCAGCTCCAGCAGCTGATTCAGTTCAGTAA